The DNA segment GCGTGCAGTGAGTCTCCGGCAGGGGTGCCGCAGGCTACCGGCGCTTGTTCCGCTTCTTGTGCTTCTTCTGGGCCTTGCGCTGCTCGCGCTTGGCCATGGCCTTCTGCGCGCGCGCGGCCCGCCGGTTGGGCGCCATGCCCCCCAGGCCGGCGAGCTGCGCCGGGTCGAAGCCGGGGGCTGGCCCGCCGCCGCCGCCGAACACGCGGCCCACGCCGGGCAGCTTGCCGAGCAGCCCGCCCGCGCCGCCGAGCGACGCCATCATCTCGCGCATGGCCTTGAAGCGCTGCAGGAGGCCCGAGACGTCGGTCGCCTGGGTGCCCGAGCCGCGCGCGATGCGGCTCTGGCGCGAGGGGTTGATGAGCTCCGGCTGGCGGCGCTCGTCGGGAGTCATCGAGGTGATCATGGCCTCGATGCGCCGCAGCTCTTTGGGATCGACCTTCGCGCCCTCGGGCATCATGTCCGAGACACCCGGGATCTTCGCCAACAGGTCCGTGAGCGAGCCCATCTTCTGGATCGTGCGCAGCTGAGTCAGGAAGTCGTCGAAGGTGAACTTGCCGCGCAGCATGCGCTCGGCGTCCTTCTCCGCCTCCTCGACGTCGACCACGGCCTCGAAGTCGTTCATCAGGCCCACGACGTCGCCCATGCCCAGCACGCGCTGCGCCAGGCCTTCGGGCCGGAATGCCTCGAGCCGGTCGGTGGCCTCGCCCATGGTCACGAAGCGCACCGGCACGCCGGTGGCCGCGCGGATCGCGAGCGCCGCGCCACCGCGCGAGTCACCGTCGAGCTTGGTCAGGATCAGCCCGTCGATCGGCAGCCGCGCCGCGAAGCCGCGCGCCACGTTCACGGCCTCGCGCCCCATCATGGCGTCACAGATCAGTGTCACGTGCTCGGGGTGCGTGCGGGCCTGGATCTCCTCGAGCTCGCGCATCAGCTCGTCGTCGATCTGCAGCCGGCCCGCGGTGTCGAGGATGACCGAGCCGCGTTTCTCGGCGCGCGCCAGCTCGAGCGCCTCGGCGCAGATCGCGGGCGCGTCGTCGCCGTCGCGCGAGTAGACGGGCACCCCGACCTGCTCACCGAGCAGCCGCAGCTGCTCGCGCGCGGCCGGGCGCCGCACGTCGGCCGCCACCAGGAGCGGCCGGTCGCCGCGCGACTTCAGATACTTCGCGAGCTTCGCCGCGGTGCTGGTCTTGCCCGTGCCTTGGAGCCCCAGCAGCATGATCGCGCGCGTCCGGTCGCGCACCGGCTCGAGCGGCTCGCCCTGGCCCATGAGCGCGACGAGCTCGTCGTAGCACGCCTTCGTGAAGTGATCGCCCGGGGAGACGCGCAGCTTCTGGCCGCTCTTCTTGCCGGCCTCGAGCCGCACCACCTCGCCGCGCACGCGCTCCTGCACCTTGGCCAGGAACTCGCGGACGATGCCCAGGTCGACGTCGGCCTCGAGCAGCGAGGTCCGCACGTCGGAGATCGCGTCGGCCACGTTGGCGTCGCTGAGCTCGGCCACCCCGCGGAAGCGGTCGCGCGCGTTGCGGAAGCCCTGGGTGAGCGTCTCCAGCATCCGGGCGGGCAGGCTAGCAGACGCCGGTTGAACTGCGCTCCCGTGCTCTCATAGACTACGCGCCGGTTTGAGTCAGAACGTCGAGGCCCACATCACGGGCACCGTCTTCAAGATCGAGACCTCGGTCGGAGCGACGGTGCGAGAGGCGGACGTCCTCGTCGTTCTGGAATCGATGAAGATGGAGCTCCCCGTCGAGGCGCCGGCGTCCGGACGCGTCGCCAAGATCCTCGTCGAGGAGGGGCAGAGTGTGGAAGAGGGCGACGTGCTCGTCGTTCTCGATTGATTCGAGGAGA comes from the Myxococcota bacterium genome and includes:
- a CDS encoding signal recognition particle receptor subunit alpha, producing MLETLTQGFRNARDRFRGVAELSDANVADAISDVRTSLLEADVDLGIVREFLAKVQERVRGEVVRLEAGKKSGQKLRVSPGDHFTKACYDELVALMGQGEPLEPVRDRTRAIMLLGLQGTGKTSTAAKLAKYLKSRGDRPLLVAADVRRPAAREQLRLLGEQVGVPVYSRDGDDAPAICAEALELARAEKRGSVILDTAGRLQIDDELMRELEEIQARTHPEHVTLICDAMMGREAVNVARGFAARLPIDGLILTKLDGDSRGGAALAIRAATGVPVRFVTMGEATDRLEAFRPEGLAQRVLGMGDVVGLMNDFEAVVDVEEAEKDAERMLRGKFTFDDFLTQLRTIQKMGSLTDLLAKIPGVSDMMPEGAKVDPKELRRIEAMITSMTPDERRQPELINPSRQSRIARGSGTQATDVSGLLQRFKAMREMMASLGGAGGLLGKLPGVGRVFGGGGGPAPGFDPAQLAGLGGMAPNRRAARAQKAMAKREQRKAQKKHKKRNKRR
- a CDS encoding acetyl-CoA carboxylase biotin carboxyl carrier protein subunit; amino-acid sequence: MSQNVEAHITGTVFKIETSVGATVREADVLVVLESMKMELPVEAPASGRVAKILVEEGQSVEEGDVLVVLD